The Virgibacillus sp. SK37 region GTAGAATTTTTGCTATTTCAGGAGTTTCTCCAGAAAAAGATATCCCCACAACAACGTCCTTTTCTTCTGCATTAGCTACAAGCGTTGCAGCCATATGCATATCTTTAAAAGCATATGCAGTCTTGTCAATACGCAAAAATTTCTGCTGGGCATCTTCTGCTGCAATGCTTGAAGCTCCGACTCCAATAAAGTGAATTCGTCTGGACGCTCTCAATATATCAACCGCTTTTTGCAATTCATCTTTATTTAGCATGTCAGCCGTCTCACGAACAGTTTGAATCGTATTATCAATCATTTTCTTTATGATGGAATTTGCTGATTCATTTGGTTGGATATCCTGATAGCCAACATGATCACCAGGTTTTCTCAAATCTCCAGCAATTCTTAGCTTCAAATCCTGATAGCCTTTTAAATCTAACGACTTACATAAACGAATAACGGCCGCCCCACTCGTGGCACTTTTTTTCGCCAATTCATTTACCGTTAGCGAAATAGCCTCTTGGGGATTATTTATAATATATGCTGCAATTTTCTTCTCAGATGGGGCCAACTTCGGCAGCATTTCCTTTAAAATAACAATGCCTCCTGTTGTGCTCATGCAATCAGCTCACTTTAAATTGTTTTAGTCTGGACAAAGATGTATCTGGTTTTTCGAAAGCTTTCTATATAGAAGACACTTCTCGGACACGCTCTCTTATTATACCTTCTCTTTCTGTGCACGTTCAATTGCCTCACGAACAAATCCATTTGCCAAGGTGATATAGCTTTGTGCCTCTTCAAAGGAGACATTAGCTTTTATCATGACAATTGCCGGTTTTACCTCATAATTAGTTATTTCCAAAATTTCAGATGCTCTTTCATCAGACACTCTTGTAATCGTGCTCACAATGCTCTTCGCACGATCTTTCAATTTCTTGTTACTCACCTTCACATCAACCATTAAATTCTCGTACACTTTGCCAATTTTAATCATCGATGTAGTTGTGATCATATTTAAAATCATTTTATGTGCGGTTGCTGCTTTCATTCTTGTGGATCCTGTCAACACCTCAGGACCAGTCTCCACCTCTATAGCAATAGATGCAAATTTACTGATCGCGGAATCCAGATTGCTGGAAAGGCTGACAGTTACTGCTCCCTCACTTTGCGCATGCTTTAATGCGCCTATTACATATGGTGTTCTGCCACTGGCAGCAATGCCAATAACTACATCCAAGTCGGTTATATTTCTCTTTTCAAGATCCTCTATGCCTCTTTCTTCCTCATCCTCTGCACCTTCCACTGCTTGAACAAACGCGCCTGTACCTCCAGCCATCACTGCTTGAACAAGCTCAGGTGAGGTGCTAAACGTAGGTGGGCATTCGACCGCATCCATAATCCCGATCCTTCCACTCGTTCCAGCACCTACGTAAAAAAGCTTTCCCCCACGCTGTAAGGCATGAGAAACAGCGTCTACAACTTTTTCAATCTGAGGAAGCACCTGCTGTACCCGTTGCGCTACGGTCATATCTTCCTTATTAATTACATCCAAAATTTCTTTTGTAGACATTGTATCAATATTTGCTGTATGTTGATTTCTTGTTTCTGTCGTTAAATTGGTCAGTTTCATCTATTCTCTCCATCCTACTTATATAATAGATAACTCTCTCTTTGTTTTCTAAAAGCTTCTAGTTCCTTATTGCATGCTTCAAAAAATGGTTGGACTGTACGTTTTAAAATGATTTGCTTCAAACTCTTCGTTCCTGCTAAAAGGTCAAAGAAATATTTACCCTGTTCATTTGTTATGAACTTAAATTCACTTTGGTACATTTCTGCAATTATTTCTATAAGTGAAATACCTGCTTCAAAGGAATTTAACTTCTTTCGATCAGATACATGCAATTGGACGCCTCCACATATCTCATTTTGGTGTTTTTGATATGTCGGAATAAAGGAAGTCGGTCTTGCCAAAACGCCCGGTATCTGTTTTTTGTTAAAGACCTTTGCAAGTTTTTGTCCATCAATAAATGGTGCACCAACCTGCTCAAACGGCTTTGTAGTACCCCGACCTTCAGAAAGATTTGTTCCTTCAAAGAGACATGTACCCGGATATAAAATATTCATCTCAATATTCGTAGTGTTCGGGGAGGGTGGAACCCAAAAAAGTCCTGTCTCATCATAATATTTATCTCGTTGCCAGCCCTCCATCGGAATTACCGTAAGCTCACAATTATAGTCAAATTCATGTTTAAACATAAGAGCAAGCTCAGCTACAGTCATGCCATGCCGATTTGGTATTGGCAATAGCCCTACAAATGAGCGTACATCTTCTTCTACAAGGTTCCCTTCCATTTGTGTGCCTGCTACAGGATTGGGACGATCCAGAACAACAAATTGTTTTCTGTATTCTTTACATGCTTCCATCACATAAGCCATCGTATAAATATATGTATAATATCTCGCGCCAATATCCTGGAGATCAAATAATAAAACATCTACATCTGCCAGCATTGCTTGATCAGGTTTACGTGTAGCACCATACAAACTGTAAACAGGTAAACCAGTGTAGGGGTCTATTGCGGATTCAAGCTTTTCTCCTTCCTTGGCATCACCACGAATGCCATGCTCAGGAGCATACAATGCTGTTAATTGAATATCCGGATGTTCATGAAATAAATCAATTGCAGGAACAAGCTTCTCATTCACTCCGGTCATATTCGTTATTAAACCAATTCGTTTCCCTATAAAATTTTTATATTCTCTTTCAAGAAACACATCAAGACCAATTTTCATATAATCCACCTTTTTTCGTTCATGCTGCCTTTTCTTCTTATATGAAGCTTACGTTTGCTCTTCAAATTAGGATAGGCTGACAGGCAAAGCTCCATTCGCCTGCTCTTTTCCAAATAACGCACCAACAGCAATCTGAATTGCCGTGGTGGTGGGTTCATATGTACAAATAGACGCTGAGACTTTTGGTAATAGAGCGATGTCATATGGACTTTTCATTGCTATAACAATGATTGGGATGCCTATTTCTTGGATATATTGCACTAGACTTACTAGCTTGCTTTCCGTTGTAAGGCCATTTGTTCCAATGATCACATAATCATAATCCTTAGCTTTATGGGCAATGGATGTAATGCTTTCATCTGAAGCATTACTGGGAAATGGCATTACGTGGCAATTTTTCTGATATACTTTTATCGCACCACTCAATGAGAAGTCGATATGCTTCTTATCTTCCACTATAGTCATTGCTTCATCTCCTGGAGTAATTAACAAGATCTTACTTGTTGATGAACAGCTCAGTGGAAGAAGGCCTTCATTATTTACAATCGTAACACTTTCACGAAATACAGATGCCGCAAGCTTTTCATGTGCTTCTCCCCCAACAAAATCAGCCACTGCAGGCGGAGTATCAAGTAAATGCAAATCCTCCCACTGCAAATATGCAGCTTTTAGCCTTTGAATTCTTTTATTCGCTATTTCGACAGCATGCATGACAGATTCGTCCTGTTCAGCTTCAAGAAGCATTTTCTCTATCGCCTGTATCTGTGTCTCATATGTATGAGAAATCATAATTAAATCAATACCAGCCTGTATCGCACGAACCGCACCCTTATCCGTACCGATACCATGCGAAATTGCATTCATCTCCATACAATCTGTCGTTACCACACCATCAAAACCGAGTTCTTCTCTTAATAGGTCAGTAATTACCTTCTTCGATAACGTAGCCGGAAGACCTGCTTCATCATCAATAGAAGGGAAATAAACATGGGCAGACATCACGGTATCGACACCTGCTTGGATGTTTTTATTAAATGGGAAGAGTTCTACTTCATCCAGGCGTTTTTTATTATGAGAAATGACAGGTAAAGCCAGATGCGGGTCTACTCCCATATCTCCATAACCTGGAAAGTGCTTCAAGGTTGTAATTACGCCGGCAGCTTGCATCCCTTTCATAGCTGCTTCACCAAACATGGCCACTTTATCCGGCGACTCGCCAAAAGACCTTACCCCAATGACAGGATTCCGCGGATTATTATTCACATCAACAACCGGCGATAAGTTCCAATTAATTCCTAACGCCTTTAGTTCTTTTCCAGTGGCAACACCGACATGATAGGCATTTTCCACTTGTTGTGTTGCTCCTAAAGCCATTGCTCCTGGAAAAGCCGTGGTCCCCTCACCTAAGCGGCGTACAATCCCATTTTCCTGATCAATGCAAATGAATAATGGCTGTTGATATCCTGCCTGTTTTGCTTCCTTCTGCAGTGCTGTCGTTAACTGAAGAACTTCACTAGGCGTACCAATATTGCGACTGAACAAGATAATTCCGCCAATATGGTATTCATGAATCATTTCTTTCATATGCTTGGGCATTGTCTTACCATCAAAGCCAACCACTAGCATTTGACCGATTTGACGTTTTAATTCTCTTACGTTGTCCACCATAGACCCTCCATTTTTTACAAAATAAATCGCTATCCTTTTATTGCTCCATTCATCGCACCCTTAATAAAGAAACGTTGCAGGAATAAGAAAAAGACAATAATAGGAATCATTGAAATGATCGCACCGGCAGCAATTAAGCGCCAATCAGATGTGAACGTTCCCTGTAGCATGTTTAATCCAAGTGGCAATGTAAACATATCCTGGTCATTAACAATAATTAATGGCCATAAAAAATCTCCCCAAGCACTAACAAAAGTAAATATCATCAACGTTACCATAGAAGGTTTGACAAGTGGCATTAATATTCTCCACCAAATTTGGAAACTGTTTGCTCCGTCCATTCTCGCTGATTCATCCAATTCCTTCGGTACAGTCAGAAAAGCCTGGCGCATGAGAAATACACCAAAAGCTGTAGTTACATGTGGTAAAACCATTCCCATATATGTATTTTGCAAGCCAAGTTTCAAAGAAATGATATAAACAGGTATCATTAATAATTGAAATGGTATCATCATCGTTGAAAGCACCAAAATAAATATCGTGTTTTTCCCTCTGAATTTCATTCTTGCAAGCGGGTATGCTGCCAGAGAGCAAAATAAAACATTCAAGAATACAGTCAGCACAGCAACTACCACACTATTAAATAAATATCTCCAGAAGGGAAATGTATCCATCACCTTGACAAAGTTAGTTAACGTCGGGCTTTCAGGCAGAAGCTTAGGAGGATATTGGAAGATGTTCTCACTTCCTGACTTCAAAGCAGTGGATAACAGCCATAGAAATGGACCAATCATGAAGATTGTTACGACAATTAATAACATGTATAGAAAAAACTTCTTGATTATCGGGTTATTTGCTTTCGCTTTACTTATTGCCATTCAATTCCCTCCTCTCACGCTGTATTGTCCTTACCCATAAATTTAATATTAATTATGGAAAGAACAAGTGTAATTAAAAATAATACGACACCAGCTGCACTGGCATATCCCATATTAAGTCGATCAAATGCTTCTGTATAAATATAAAACACAAGTGTTTCGGAACTATGTAATGGTCCCCCACCAGTCATAATATAGATCTCCTCAAAGACTTTCATTGCTGCAATTGACGACATAATAGTTACAATGAGCACAAATGGCATCAGCATTGGAATTGTCACCCTTGTTACCTTTTGCCACCAGTTTGCCCCATCGATATCAGCCGCTTCATAAAGATCATTAGGAATGGACTGTAAACCGGCTAAGTAAATAATCATATAATACCCAAGCCCTTTCCAAATGGTCACAACCATAACTGCAAAAATCGCAGTTTGTGTGGAAGTTAACCAATGAATTGGCTCAGAAATGATATTTAAGATATCTAGAACGTAGTTTAATAGACCATTTTCTTTATACACCCAATCCCAGGCAATCCCTGCAACTACTAAGGAAGTTACTACTGG contains the following coding sequences:
- a CDS encoding MurR/RpiR family transcriptional regulator, whose product is MSTTGGIVILKEMLPKLAPSEKKIAAYIINNPQEAISLTVNELAKKSATSGAAVIRLCKSLDLKGYQDLKLRIAGDLRKPGDHVGYQDIQPNESANSIIKKMIDNTIQTVRETADMLNKDELQKAVDILRASRRIHFIGVGASSIAAEDAQQKFLRIDKTAYAFKDMHMAATLVANAEEKDVVVGISFSGETPEIAKILQLAKENKVKTISLTKYGRSTVADQADVNLFTSASSEPTFRSGATSSRLAQLQVVDILFMCVASMQYEETVKHLGATRDAVDFLTMNGNGTSKKR
- the murQ gene encoding N-acetylmuramic acid 6-phosphate etherase: MKLTNLTTETRNQHTANIDTMSTKEILDVINKEDMTVAQRVQQVLPQIEKVVDAVSHALQRGGKLFYVGAGTSGRIGIMDAVECPPTFSTSPELVQAVMAGGTGAFVQAVEGAEDEEERGIEDLEKRNITDLDVVIGIAASGRTPYVIGALKHAQSEGAVTVSLSSNLDSAISKFASIAIEVETGPEVLTGSTRMKAATAHKMILNMITTTSMIKIGKVYENLMVDVKVSNKKLKDRAKSIVSTITRVSDERASEILEITNYEVKPAIVMIKANVSFEEAQSYITLANGFVREAIERAQKEKV
- a CDS encoding exo-beta-N-acetylmuramidase NamZ domain-containing protein; the encoded protein is MKIGLDVFLEREYKNFIGKRIGLITNMTGVNEKLVPAIDLFHEHPDIQLTALYAPEHGIRGDAKEGEKLESAIDPYTGLPVYSLYGATRKPDQAMLADVDVLLFDLQDIGARYYTYIYTMAYVMEACKEYRKQFVVLDRPNPVAGTQMEGNLVEEDVRSFVGLLPIPNRHGMTVAELALMFKHEFDYNCELTVIPMEGWQRDKYYDETGLFWVPPSPNTTNIEMNILYPGTCLFEGTNLSEGRGTTKPFEQVGAPFIDGQKLAKVFNKKQIPGVLARPTSFIPTYQKHQNEICGGVQLHVSDRKKLNSFEAGISLIEIIAEMYQSEFKFITNEQGKYFFDLLAGTKSLKQIILKRTVQPFFEACNKELEAFRKQRESYLLYK
- a CDS encoding carbohydrate ABC transporter permease, with translation MAISKAKANNPIIKKFFLYMLLIVVTIFMIGPFLWLLSTALKSGSENIFQYPPKLLPESPTLTNFVKVMDTFPFWRYLFNSVVVAVLTVFLNVLFCSLAAYPLARMKFRGKNTIFILVLSTMMIPFQLLMIPVYIISLKLGLQNTYMGMVLPHVTTAFGVFLMRQAFLTVPKELDESARMDGANSFQIWWRILMPLVKPSMVTLMIFTFVSAWGDFLWPLIIVNDQDMFTLPLGLNMLQGTFTSDWRLIAAGAIISMIPIIVFFLFLQRFFIKGAMNGAIKG
- a CDS encoding carbohydrate ABC transporter permease encodes the protein MKTNKLTPYLFLLPGLIILGAFIFYPMLQAFWLSMTDYNMIADAEFVGTTNYENLFQDDLFWKTLTNTFIYLIGVVPALVIIPIFLAVLVNQKLKGIGFFRSAYYIPVVTSLVVAGIAWDWVYKENGLLNYVLDILNIISEPIHWLTSTQTAIFAVMVVTIWKGLGYYMIIYLAGLQSIPNDLYEAADIDGANWWQKVTRVTIPMLMPFVLIVTIMSSIAAMKVFEEIYIMTGGGPLHSSETLVFYIYTEAFDRLNMGYASAAGVVLFLITLVLSIINIKFMGKDNTA
- the nagZ gene encoding beta-N-acetylhexosaminidase, yielding MVDNVRELKRQIGQMLVVGFDGKTMPKHMKEMIHEYHIGGIILFSRNIGTPSEVLQLTTALQKEAKQAGYQQPLFICIDQENGIVRRLGEGTTAFPGAMALGATQQVENAYHVGVATGKELKALGINWNLSPVVDVNNNPRNPVIGVRSFGESPDKVAMFGEAAMKGMQAAGVITTLKHFPGYGDMGVDPHLALPVISHNKKRLDEVELFPFNKNIQAGVDTVMSAHVYFPSIDDEAGLPATLSKKVITDLLREELGFDGVVTTDCMEMNAISHGIGTDKGAVRAIQAGIDLIMISHTYETQIQAIEKMLLEAEQDESVMHAVEIANKRIQRLKAAYLQWEDLHLLDTPPAVADFVGGEAHEKLAASVFRESVTIVNNEGLLPLSCSSTSKILLITPGDEAMTIVEDKKHIDFSLSGAIKVYQKNCHVMPFPSNASDESITSIAHKAKDYDYVIIGTNGLTTESKLVSLVQYIQEIGIPIIVIAMKSPYDIALLPKVSASICTYEPTTTAIQIAVGALFGKEQANGALPVSLS